The Equus przewalskii isolate Varuska chromosome 22, EquPr2, whole genome shotgun sequence DNA segment TTTAATAATACTTTCTAACAGCCCACGTATTTTTTCAATCATTCCACAAGTATTTCCTGAGTGCCTACAAAGTTTCCAGGGCACCAGGCTTTAGGCAGGGGAGATACAACAGTGGAAGCAGGAGATTGCTCATTCCTATTGAACCTAGGACCTAAAACACTCAATTCTAAATTCAGCCTGTCAGTGCATGGAAGATCCAGGGATGCGAAGCATAAAGAAATATAAGAGGGAGAAAGGGTTTGGTCCATCCCCTTGAAGAGTTTTATGGCTCAGAggacaaagcaaacaaaagtatttgcatttcaaatttcaaatttcacagGGGCCAGCAGTTAACAGTACAGCCTGGAATTAACAATCTAtgagcaggagaaggaagaacagaatgcttatatctttattttcccaGAATGCCGATCCCCTGTTCATTTGATCCCCAAGCAAATCCATGGATTCTCAAGAAATCATGGGATTTCTTAACCTGAGAGATGAATATCAGTGATTGCACCAGAATTAACATAGCTTTGATAACTCTTtagtccaaaaataaaaatcttatcaGGATATCTGGGTGGGTTTGGAGTCTAGTCCTAAGGAAGCCAGCGAGATCAAATCTAACATTTCACCAAGTCAATGTTTTCCAGCATGTGGTATGTGTACCACAGAGGTCCATAAAATCATTGTAAGTGATccacaaacaatttttttttcttaatttcagtgaGGTTCTTagatatggaaaaagaaattgcAGGTATGAGAGTGATGGAACTTAGGGAGACATTGATATGGGTGCGAGCCAGCATCCAAAGGCAGGCCTGGAAAAAGCCTCTGCAAACTTTGCGGGCTTGGGCAGGATGTGACAAAATAACCAAGAAGCTGGTCATAGACTTACCCACGCACGTTGGAAATATGTCCTCGTTGTTGATCTGGACCTCGATCCAATCCATAAGAAGGTTCATGTACTGGGGAGCTGGCAGTGCAGTTGGCTTCTTGTACTTGAGGTCATCCTGCCACCGATACTCATATTTGGGGCCCCCTGACATCACAGGGCAGGTCCGCTCGGTGCAGAATTCACAGATGGTGCCATAGATGAGGTTGATCCGATTGAAGAAGTCCACCACATGCACTGCCACCCAGTCATTTTGGTCCTCCCCACATGGCAGCTGCACGGCCGCCTTCAGGTCCACGCCTGAGTTGAGGGACGCCTGAGCCCGTTTGTGGAGCTCAAACCTCTGTGTGCCAGGTTCAAATTTCCTCTTAGGCCGGAAGGTCTTGTCCTTGTTGAACACCTGCTTCAAAGCCATGGACAtggtcttctccttctcttcctttcttttgcagGAAGCAAAAAGGCACCTGGTACTTTTCAGTGAGGGTTCACAACCCAACAGGGTTTTCCACTGCCAGCCCTCTGGCCCCAGTCTTGCGGCCTGcagcttttaatttattttaaacagccCCTTCCATCTTCCTCTTGAGTAATTTCCAGGAGAACCTCATGTTTCTTCCTaaaggcaggagagaaaaggGTCTCATTAGTGCCCAGTTTGCATTTAAGAAATGACAAAGGCTTAGACCTGATTTCCACCTTGCTTCTGGCTGTGCTTACTTCTATCCAGGCATACGGATGTGGAGATTAAGCCAAACCCCTAGGACTCTGTACTGGTGATTCAAGTCATGCAAATAACTAAAGAAGAAGAGACATCACATTCTTATTCTTCATGGCCTTGGTCCAATCTCTGGTGACTTCTCTGTGTGATCATAGGCTCAGTGAACCTCTCCAAGGTGCTAAGGATGAGCATGTTAGTCAATGACCCGTCCCATCCCACATGTGCTCCTTTTGAGAGcatctgccccaccccccactgtcCCTAGTGAATCAGCAGGGAGCCACGACCTCCACCCACCTGGATACAGCTGATTGAAGCAGGGGTGGCTACTGCACCAAGCTGGCTAATAAGAATATCTCTTCTGGGAATTTGGAATCAGGACCCAGCCTTTGTTAGGCATTACCCCTGAGAAGTGATGAAAATTGGGTCTGGTTGAGCCCTATTTAGACCATGTGTAGTGCAGATGAGAAACCTtgtctggagaggagggagggaggagataagaagaaggagagaaggaagaggaagaggaggaggaagaacagaAACAAGAGCACAAGTGGCcacagggagaagaagagaaaaagagagagacagtgagaaggAAAGAGTGGCTTCCTCAGTTCCTGATAATCTTCTAGGAACTGGTTCCAATTTCTTTTGAAGCCTGGCTGTGATTCCAGCCCGTGGGATCCATATGCTTTTCCTGAATTAGTCAAAGAAATCCCTTGTTTAACTTCAGCTAACTTGAGTGGGTTCTGTTTCTTTCTAAGAATCCTTAACTATGACAGCATTTACCACCCCTACAAGGTAGCTTATGATTTTTGTGCCTTGATATCCTTATTATCACACCCTAGGGGTCGGCCCgttggtgcagcggttaaatgcacacgttccacttcggcggcccagggtttgccagttcggatgcctggtgcagacatgacatcacttggcaagccatgctatggtaggcatcccacatataaagtagaggaagatgagcacagatgttagctctgggccagtcttcctcagcaaaaagaggaggattggcagcagttagctcagggctaatcttcctcaaaaaaataaataaataaaaaatatcacacCCTAGATAGCACTTTGAGGCAGAGCTGTCCAATAAAACGTTCTGTGATAATGCACGTTTCTACATCTTTGTTGTGCAATATGGTACctaccagccacatgtggctactaagcacttgaaatgtggctattgtgactgaggaactgaatttttccttttatttaattttaattaatttaaattcaattagctacatgtggctagtggctaccatattggacagtgtagCTTTGAAAtctccaatgttttcttctccattatctcatttgacgCTGACAAAATTCTGGTGAGGTTTACAGTAGATTTATAGTAGGTATCATCTCGTGGGTCTCCATGAGATAAAATTGTCTAACAAGGTCCCATAGCTAGTAGGGGGCATGGTTAGGACTGTAATCCAGTTTCTTGACTCCTAGCAAACGCTTTTTCCACGTGGCCTTATATTCTAAAATGTGATACCCATCAACCTGTCTTTCCTGCTGGTTCATGTAGCCCTTTATCCAAAGCTTCCATCCACATATCCCCCAAAGACCACAAGTAGAGACGGGCCAGAGGTGAAGACTGTGTCCTGTGGTCTAGAAACAGGAAATGAACTGATCCACTCAGGGTCAAGCCCTAACAAAACGAGCCAACAGCAACGGCCAGAGTCAAAAGGGCCCATCATGGAATCTGTTGAAATAGACTTGGAGAACAACCCCACTGAAGAACTCTTTCCCTACCTAGAAGGGGTTCTGTCATCCACACTCAAACATGGCTTGGTGATGCATTCAACCTTAagttattcaggaaaaaaaatacacctgAGCCATCCCAATTCCTTCTCATGGACTGCACTCTACTCAGAACCACTGATCATTCAGCTGAATGCCTCCTCTGGCCACTGCCTGCAGCCTCTGTCCGCTCGCTTCCTCCCTTAACCCCACCCTCTTCCTATCAGGTTTTCGCTGAAATGCCATATTGGTGAAGTGTTTCCCCCCCTCACACGGCATTGGGCATACAGACACCCCACAACAGGACCCATGTGGAAAAGCAGGCCATGTGACACTCTGAGACTGTGAATTCACACTCCAGGGTACTTCGGGATTTCACCAGGAAGGACGGAAGGAGGTCATCACACAAACTCTGCAAACtctagagaaagaaaggggcGACCTCTTCTTCACAAGAATTCCTTCCCAAAGGCTTAGCCTGCCTGAAAAGAGGCTTAAGAAAACTGAGGGCCTGAAAAGGgcatttccaaaacaaaagtaTGAGTCTGAGGTTGGGAAGATAGAGAAAAGATGATGAGgacttgggtttttttcttctaaaacagaCAATAGTCCCTCTGTATCACGAATGCTTAATTGCTGACAGTGAAGCGGTAACAATGCAACAGCCACCGCCTCATGTCTCCAGCAGATAAGACCTGTTGTTCTGTTCTTCTGATAATGAGGGTACCATCGATTCCCCACGGTCCTCAGAGCAATCTTCGAGAGCTGCCGTACATGACACTCCGTATCACTAGTTCTATTGTTTCCCATGGTCTGGAGTGTTTGCTTACATGGACACCAACGTGGACACCTTCCTCCATACCAGTGTCACGCTCCTGTGGACAACGTCAAGTCCCTCTGGCGCCTTTGATGAGAGTGTGTGAAGGAGACAGAATGATTACAGCGAATCCTGCTGGTCACACAGCCCTGCACTGGCTGGTACTCCCaaacatctaaataaatattaaaaccttGTTTGAGGTTTGGGGATTTTTCTTCCAGAGACACTTAGATAACGAACTTTAAGATATCACTCTCTTGAACTAGATGGGCATTTATTCGAAACCTTAACCAGCTTTAAACTCACTCTTTGCTCCAATGTAAGAGGCCTACCTGAGAGAAAAACTATCTTTGGAGGATTATTTCTCAATCAAGCCCCTTAATGTGCTGCTCTTGGCTACCATTTATTAAACTCGACTATGCACCAGATCCCTTACTTATATCATTAACATGTTAATCCTCACTGCGAGCTTGCATGGTTGAATTTTTTATgaccattttatataaaaagaaactgaggctcaaggaaatgaaataattttccagaATCACAAAATTAGTAGATGGTATAGCTAAATTTTGAACCCAGACCTCTCTGGCACTGAAACATAGAGGATTTCTTTCTCACTAAAGCCATTTTAAACTCTCATGAacatgtttatgttttcaaagctACTTCACATGTAGATTTTAAAGCTCCTCCCAACAGGATCATAAAGGAAGCTAGAACAGGTggtattgttatctccattttatagacaaggaaacagaagttCTGATCTCCTAGAGCTTGTTCCAAACGTGTTAATCATTCTGATGTGTTCAGACGTGATGGTGTCTCTTCTGGTCAAACTTTTTTGTCTAGAATGAAAGTTCTCTGAAGAGTGGATAGTTTGGTTGTTGAGCCCCCATGTTTAAAGATAATGGACAATCCAGGATGGATAATAAATTTATCATGCCACTGAATGACTGATCAAAGAGGCATCTTCCCTTGTCTTTATTTGAGTGTCAGATGCTATATTGGAGCAGGTATCCAAAAGagttgtagaaaagaaaaagggaaaaagcaaatCTACCTGGCATGACTTTTAACCCAGAGCCCCACCAGGCCCCTGCCCATAGTTTATACTGTTGACTTATGAAATGGCtagagcagagcttctcaaacatTAATGTTGAATCTTGTTAAAATCCAGgttctgatccagtaggtctgaGGTGACACCTAAGGGTCTGATCTTCTAACAAGCTCCCCGTGACGCCACACCTACTGTCCATGGACGACACTTTAAGTATCAAGGCCTGATCTCACTAAGAGCTTGTTAGAAGGCAGACTcttgggcctcaccccagacctagtAGATCTAAGTAAGAGTTTTGACAAAATCTCAGGAGGAGTATATGCTTTGAGGAGCACTGGGCTAAAGGGTTGCCTGACTGGCTGGGTAGAGCGATGACTAAGTAAATTTCCATTTGTTGTTTGGTCAACAGTTTGCTTCACAAACATACTCTTcagttgagtgtgtgtgtgtttgagaacAAGAATGAGGAGAGACTCATAGTTTGATTACAGTCACCTTGACAGATGGTGACAATGACCAGGTCTTTGATCTGGATTCATTTGTATAACACAGTACCCAGCACCCGAGAGGTGCTCagtgaacaccttttcatgaatGCCAGATGGGATGTGGCTGCTGCTACTACTGCTGCAGCTTCGTGCAGACAAGAGGCTTTGGTTAAATCAAATGTTGCACTGGCAACAACACAGCCCTTATTCTCTGTCCTTGTCCAATctccaggaagaaaagaataagtcATTAGTTTTACCCCCTGGGAAGAAACTATAAGCAAATTCTACATCATGAAGAACACCCACTACAATGCTggttcttgataaatatttgaagtcAATTGCTCATtcaaccaataaatatttattaaaggccttttatgtgccagacacagggcTAGGCACCAAGGACACAGAGCTCCTTAAAACCTGGTCCCCACCTTTGAAAAGTCCACAATTTGCTGTCTAGTTTTGAGGTTAGTTTATTGGCTTTTGCTTTTTAAGCTACAAAGTGAAATGCACCCACATGGGTAGTGATCTGATTCCTTCACAGTATTACTCAGGTCAGGAACGGacaggacaagagagagagaggtcttgtggaaagagaaaaatggaaatccaAATAAACAGCATAAAATTGATAGGAGCTCCACGTGTTCTCCATATTTTCTGCTTAATAGATCGATTATAGCAATAAAACATGTGCActataaaaatatacagagaGAATTCGGCTGGGCTGCAAGGGAATGTTGACAAGGTAACTAAGCAACGTTGGCAAGgaaagttcttatttttcttttcctattgatGTCTTCTTCCTAATAGTTGGAAAATCAAAGAGTCCCTGCCAAGgataaggaagaaatgaaacaacTCTCCCATTCACTCCAGACAGATCTATTTTCTCCAGCTGTGACCACCACTAAAGAGACCTCGGTGGCACAGAAAGGCGGGCAAGATGGAAAGGAGAGGGACCAAAGCTGATATttgtcaggaaaaaagaaattcaatatcTCATCTGAGGGATAGAGGACTCCTCCTGGCAGGACCAGCTGGCAGGGCAATTCACTAcagaaaagccacaagagaaatgCCCCAGAAGTACCCGAGGAGGTACACCATGTCATCTTCATTGCTGGGGCCCAAGGAAATAGGATGGTCCCTGGCAAAGAGCCAACTTCActgaatgtttgctgaatgaatgaataaatgagtgaatgaatgaaggatccTTTGCATCAAAGTGAAACCACAAAAGTGAAACCAAATTGGACCTCCTGTCTTTTGTTATTTAGGGACCCTACCTCAACCCGTAAGCTCACAGCCAACTCACTGAGGTTGGAATTTAGCAGCTGCTGGGCTGTTCTGAAGCACCCCCTCCTGAAAGGTCAAGACATGTCTCTAATTGCTCTCTCAAATGGGGGGCTCCTTTCCCCTCTTGTCTGAAATTCCAGCTCTTCAGAATTAAAGAATGACTAGTCCGATTTCTGATCTCTCCACTACATTTTTCTCCTTAAGGCTGGAATAGTCCACAGAACCTTCCTCCCACACCCCAAATTCTGAATAAAAGTACATTAGGTTGTTATTttagaagagtgtgtgtgtgtgtggggggggggggttgtgtatgaataaaatgaatattatctGACCTTCCCAGGCTCCAATAAAGGACGTGCTTAAGAATGTGATTCTATCAGCCTTTTTGTACTAGTTTATTCCTGCCTATTCATTAGTAGGTGCTACTTTTTTACTCACAAGACAATCCCAAAATTGGAGAGAGTCCTACCTGAGAAGcagctttgcttttgttttgctttgttttgtccAACTAATCTACCTCCTCAACAGTGAGTGGTATATCATTGCATTGTAGATTAGTTGGGAGAAACATTGCTGCCTCGTTTTAGTCTTCAAAGACACGCATGATTTCAGAGCTTCAAAATGCCAAGGTTATTTCTGATCACAGAAATCCATACAAATAGACGCAGCCTACAGAATCTGTCACACCACTTTCACTCCCCATCACTTTCTAGCTCTTTAATGTCCGTTCAAGTTGCattgtttcatttgcttatttatgtaGTCACCTGTGTGAACATTCTAGCATTAAAGAGTAAATattccaaaaatgaaaacatcgtTCACAACCTTGTAcactgcagcagcagcagcaatcaATCAATGCACAGGTGTTCACAGCAGAGACCCAGTTCACAGACTCAGCAACATCGCCATTTGGAAGAAGGCACTCAGTGGTGACCAAGAGTAGAAAGGATGGAAGGATAGGCAACGGTGGGGTTGATTTGGTTTAATTCACCACATACTCACATTCTGCTGAAggacagacttttaaaaaaatgtttgcccatcaagggacgaacggataaagaagtggtacatatacacaatggaatactactcagctataagaaatgatgaaatccggccatttgtaacaacatggttggactttgagggtattatgctaagcgaaataagtcagagggagaaagtcaaataccatatgatctcattcataagtagaagatacaaacaaacacacagagacagagactggattggtggttaccacagtggacaagggagggaggagggtgaaaggggtgattaggcacatgtgtgtgatggattgtaattagtctttgggccgtgaacatgatgtaacccaCACAGGAATAGAAACATAACgatgtccacctgaaatttatataatgttttataaacaaatgttaccgcaataaaaataataaaataaaattaaaattaaaaatcaatacaaaaacagagaataatGTTCTCTTACACAAAGGCCTTCCAGAGGCCAGTAGAGACTAACTTGGATTCTCAATAATGAGGAAGATGGCAATCTATAGTCCAATCCTAAATAGGGTTGATCCAATCTTagcacagttttaaaaataaatagtgaaCCATAAAATTGTTATAAGATAAAAGTTCAGTTGGCCCATTTAATATCTATGAAAGAcatcctaattattttattaattttttaaaaggaaaaacacctTCTCCAACTCAGTAACCACTTGCTCTATTATTTCCAGATCTTTGGACTAGCTAGCAAATAtttttgtggtttaaaaaaaaaagacatgatttGAGAACATGATACCTAAGGCAGG contains these protein-coding regions:
- the MOB3B gene encoding MOB kinase activator 3B, translating into MSMALKQVFNKDKTFRPKRKFEPGTQRFELHKRAQASLNSGVDLKAAVQLPCGEDQNDWVAVHVVDFFNRINLIYGTICEFCTERTCPVMSGGPKYEYRWQDDLKYKKPTALPAPQYMNLLMDWIEVQINNEDIFPTCVGVPFPKNFLQICKKILCRLFRVFVHVYIHHFDRVIVMGAEAHVNTCYKHFYYFVTEMNLIDRKELEPLKEMTSRMCH